From the Chloroflexus aurantiacus J-10-fl genome, one window contains:
- a CDS encoding enoyl-ACP reductase FabI — protein MGLMEGKKGLILGVANDRSIAWGIAQALHREGATIGFTYLGEALERRVRPLAESLNSPLIVPCDVSKDEDITALIEQARETFGQIDFLVHAIAFANKEELSGTILNTTREGFRIALEISAYSLIALVKAAEPIFAPDASVLTLTYHGARQVIGSYNVMGVAKAALEASVRYLAAGLGPRGIRVNAISAGPIRTLAASGIANFRSLHKHFAEYAPLRRNVTIEDVGNAALYLCSPLAAGVTGEIHYVDAGFNVVVPGSGEE, from the coding sequence ATGGGCCTGATGGAGGGAAAAAAGGGCCTGATCCTTGGCGTAGCCAATGATCGCTCGATTGCCTGGGGGATTGCGCAGGCACTACACCGCGAGGGAGCTACTATCGGTTTCACGTACCTTGGTGAAGCACTTGAACGGCGGGTCCGTCCGCTGGCGGAAAGCCTCAACTCGCCGTTGATCGTGCCCTGTGACGTGTCCAAAGATGAAGACATTACCGCCTTGATCGAACAGGCACGTGAAACATTCGGACAGATTGATTTTCTCGTCCACGCTATTGCCTTCGCCAACAAAGAAGAGCTGAGTGGCACAATCCTGAACACAACCCGCGAAGGATTCCGCATCGCCCTTGAGATCAGCGCATACTCACTGATCGCGCTGGTCAAGGCCGCCGAACCGATCTTTGCCCCTGACGCCAGCGTCCTGACATTAACCTACCACGGTGCACGCCAGGTGATCGGCAGCTACAATGTGATGGGTGTCGCCAAAGCTGCGCTGGAAGCCAGCGTGCGCTATCTCGCTGCCGGTCTTGGCCCCCGTGGGATCAGAGTCAACGCGATCAGCGCCGGCCCGATTCGCACCCTGGCTGCCAGTGGCATTGCCAATTTCCGCAGCCTGCACAAACATTTCGCCGAATATGCTCCCCTGCGGCGCAATGTCACGATTGAAGATGTAGGAAATGCCGCCCTGTATCTCTGCTCACCGCTCGCAGCCGGCGTAACCGGCGAAATCCATTATGTTGATGCCGGCTTTAATGTGGTCGTGCCCGGTAGCGGTGAAGAGTAG
- a CDS encoding peptidylprolyl isomerase → MSVDAFFRRLVWLGLVASLLLTACGAPSGPTVAGSPTTGNPQTPPSPEAGGTSGTVPAPDDAIARVGEEFILRRDFDRLYLPGADPQNLIDQMIDVELVVQAALAEGATVDEATIDSQVEQLRLAQAGGDEAQFLTFLQDNNIADEEELRRLLRRDYLIEQMLLKHTTAEQVRARHILVAATPEEAESRKATAEAILAELQGGADFAALARARSDDPGSAAQGGDLGWAPRGVYVEPFEEAVFSMQPGELRLVQTDFGWHIIEVTEGPEVRSFTDRALLETQAGQEAFSATFLPWVAELRSSAEAAGKIEILVDVATLTQQ, encoded by the coding sequence GTGAGTGTTGATGCGTTTTTTCGTCGGCTGGTGTGGTTGGGGTTGGTTGCCAGTCTGCTGTTAACCGCCTGTGGTGCGCCATCTGGGCCGACTGTTGCCGGTTCGCCGACGACGGGTAATCCCCAAACGCCGCCGTCGCCGGAAGCTGGAGGTACGAGTGGTACTGTGCCGGCACCCGACGATGCAATTGCCCGAGTCGGTGAGGAGTTTATCTTGCGGCGCGATTTTGACCGGCTCTATTTGCCCGGTGCTGACCCACAGAACCTGATCGACCAAATGATCGATGTCGAGCTGGTTGTGCAGGCAGCCCTGGCCGAAGGGGCAACGGTTGATGAGGCGACTATTGACAGTCAGGTTGAGCAGTTGCGTCTCGCCCAGGCTGGAGGTGATGAAGCGCAATTTCTGACCTTTCTCCAGGATAACAATATCGCTGACGAAGAGGAATTGCGTCGGCTGCTGCGCCGTGATTATCTGATCGAGCAGATGTTGCTCAAGCACACTACGGCTGAGCAGGTGCGCGCCCGTCATATTCTGGTAGCGGCGACTCCGGAGGAGGCCGAGAGCCGGAAGGCAACTGCCGAGGCGATCCTGGCCGAATTGCAGGGTGGCGCTGATTTCGCCGCGTTGGCCCGGGCACGTTCTGATGATCCGGGATCGGCAGCGCAGGGTGGTGATCTGGGATGGGCACCGCGGGGTGTCTACGTGGAACCGTTTGAAGAAGCGGTGTTCAGCATGCAGCCCGGTGAATTGCGCCTCGTGCAAACCGATTTTGGCTGGCATATCATTGAAGTAACCGAAGGCCCGGAAGTGCGCTCGTTTACTGATCGGGCGCTCCTGGAGACCCAGGCCGGTCAGGAGGCATTTAGCGCGACCTTCCTGCCCTGGGTGGCAGAGCTGCGCAGTTCGGCTGAGGCGGCAGGCAAGATTGAGATTCTGGTTGATGTCGCCACGTTGACGCAACAGTAG